The following coding sequences lie in one Clarias gariepinus isolate MV-2021 ecotype Netherlands chromosome 27, CGAR_prim_01v2, whole genome shotgun sequence genomic window:
- the si:ch211-191a24.4 gene encoding MARVEL domain-containing protein 3 codes for MSDARTQRGRREEQGGGYRHKQQQQQQHQRSRPSSTNRSQYNSRNQSSSSQHRRRQTSEEGHGSSCTHIFSRRGIVLMCAFLCNLLVLFCLVAAYITLSGMSAMNFGSGSFVDVVIPFEGTELQQVRDLDMQFSQMRAPGVYGGLAFSIAFGVASLLFAMSGNKPAHMLSLKLLIGQLAFQVIGAVAYIIAVGLYLHFVIKVNSTDVCTMRARLYGRNGQTWMNCNVSGADGAVALFGIIAGILYALGAFFTFRTIQSVNRYNEHVHYEAEKRKRPESTQDTPLQSGIYI; via the exons ATGAGTGATGCAAGAACCCAGCGTGGGCGCAGAGAGGAGCAAGGAGGGGGTTACagacacaaacaacaacaacaacaacaacatcaacgtTCACGACCATCCTCCACCAACAG GTCCCAGTATAACTCCAGAAACCAGTCATCCTCTTCCCAACACAGGAGAAGGCAGACTTCAGAAGAAGGGCATGGATCATCATGTACACACATCTTCTCCAGGAGGG GTATTGTGCTAATGTGTGCATTTCTCTGCAACCTGCTGGTGTTGTTCTGTCTCGTAGCTGCTTATATCACCTTATCAGGCATGTCGGCTATGAATTTTGGAAGCGGGAGTTTTGTCGACGTTGTTATCCCGTTTGAAGGCACAGAGCTTCAGCAGGTGCGTGATCTTGACATGCAGTTTTCACAAATGAGAGCTCCTGGAGTGTACGGCGGTCTGGCTTTCAGCATCGCCTTCGGCGTGGCCTCGCTCTTATTTGCCATGTCCGGCAACAAGCCTGCTCATATGCTTTCACTGAAGCTCCTGATTGGTCAGCTTGCATTCCAGGTGATTGGAGCAGTGGCTTATATCATTGCAGTGGGTCTCTATCTACATTTTGTGATCAAAGTCAACTCGACAGACGTGTGTACAATGCGAGCACGACTTTACGGGCGTAACGGACAGACTTGGATGAACTGTAACGTGAGTGGCGCGGATGGAGCTGTGGCATTGTTCGGAATCATAGCAGGTATTTTGTACGCGCTGGGagctttttttacttttagaacAATTCAAAGCGTGAACCGTTACAACGAGCATGTTCACTATGAAGCAGAGAAACGTAAACGACCAGAGAGTACCCAGGACACACCTTTACAGTCAGGCATCTATATCTGA